GTCACAGTCCGCCTTTACGGAGGCGGAAAATAAGGCCCGGCTTCGCAAGTGCCTAAAGGGAGTAGCTTTGGAATCGGTAAAGGGTTTATTTGTAGGAGGTATTGAAGCGCTAGAAATTGTGGAAAGGCTAGAAGCACGTTTCGGCCGACCACACGCTTTGGTTACAAACGAACTGGAAAAATTACGCCACTTACCAAAGTTGGTAGATAGTCCAAGGGAAGTCTGTATTTTTGCttctaaagtaaataatattatatctactaTAAAGGCACTAAATAAAATCGAGTACTTACATAACCCAGAAATTACTAACATTGTATGCGATAAATTAACGACAGTTTTACGACATAGGTGGTATGATTTTGAGGCTTTGGCGGATGCATCTGAACCTAGGCTGCTTGTCATTGCTCGTTTCTTAGACAGAGAGGCTGATCTCAATTCTAGGCATGCCAAATGTGAGATAGTCGAAGAGCGAAAGGACTGCAAGCGCCATCACTGTGGCACCACAAACACAAAAGTCAACATGTGCCCTATATGCAACGCCTCAAGCCATTATACCCCGGCATGCCCTAAATTTATATCCATAACCGCTTCAGAAAGGTGGGAGGCAGCtcgtaaaaacaaattatgttttagatGCCTTGGCAAACGGACATGGAATCACAGATGCAAAGGGAAGAAGTGCGAAGCGCAAGGCTGCGAGTACTACCACCACAAGCTGCTGCACGACGACGCAGCGCAGCCAATGAAGAGTGACAACGGCGTGGCGGCACCACGACAGCGAACGCAAAGCAACAGAGCCGGAGGTCAAGCGACTGTCTTCGAGTCGTGTAGCAACGCGACTACAGCAGCGGCGGGAGCACTGCGTTCGGTGCAAACCTACCTCAAAGTTTTACCAGTTCAATTATCGGGACCACATGGTGAGATAGATACTTATGCCTTATTAGATGACGGGTCCACCATTACATTGCTGACATCAAGTCTGGCAGACAAGATTGGTGTCGCTGGGCCAGCAGCACCTTTTGTCATAGAGGCCATAGCAGGAGCGCACATCGACGCTGTTAGCTCCCAGCGAGTAAAGTTCTCCATTAAAGGTAagtacacaaataataaaattaatatcgagGCACGTACCATAGATAGTTTGAACATTTCCCCCCAGTCTGTGCCAACCGAAGCCCTAGCTCATTGTGAACATCTACAAGACATTAGTGACCAACTTGTCTATGCAACAGCGGAACCACTTATACTAATAGGACAAGACAATTGGTCCCTGCTCATTGCATCTGAGGTACGACGTGGTAAGCTAGAACAGCCAGTGGCGTCGCACACACCTCTCGGCTGGGTATTACACGGACAAAAAAGAGTATGTCCCTACGGTCGCGGTGGCTACATGCTGCAAGAGCGTTTTCATTGCAGCCATGCACATATGAAAGACAAAGCCCTTGAACAATTAATAAAGGAGCACTACGATTTGGAGTCATTGGGAGTAGAGCCGCGCCGACCTCAAGCTGACCCTGAACATCAAGAAGAATTTCCCGAAGCTGTAGATCCTATAATAAACAATCACTATATGGATGACTATTTACAGAGTTTTGACACCGCGGCTGAGGCGAACCGTGTGGCTCAGGCAGTGGATGCTGTACACCGTCGAGGCAACTTCGTGCTGCAGAAGTGGGCATCGAATGACAGCAACGCCATCGCCGGTCTCGCAGTAGAGCCCATGACTCATGTCAACATCaacgaagaagaaaaaatattggggCTCGTTTGGCGAATAGCCGACGACACCCTgggttttaatttatctaaattttcCTTCAACAATAGTATTACTAAACGTCAATTGTTGAAAGAAGTTATGTCTCTCTATGATCCTTTAGGCCTTGTAACGCCAATTACCATCCAAggcaaacaaatattacaagaGGCTTGGCGCAGTAACGTTGGGTGGGATGACCCCTTACCATTTAAATTAGAACAAGTTTGGCAGACTTGGTTAATTTCTTTACAAGGTTTAAAGGATGTAGCACTACCCCGATGTTACCCATTATTTAGTTCAGCAGAGACACTTGAGCTGCACGTTTTTGTTGACGCGAGCGAAGTCGCCTACGCCGCTGCGGCTTATTGGCGATCAGTAAACGACAGAGGCGAGGTACAGGTCTCGCTCGCGGCAGCAAAGGCACGTGTGGCCCCCATTAAGATTGTTTCTATACCTAGACTTGAATTACAGGCAGCTGTACTGGGTGGTCGGCTGGCGCACGCCGTCGAGCTTCATCACTCGCGTCGCCCGGATCGTCGCGTGCTGTGGACTGACTCGCGCACCGTGTTGTCGTGGCTGCGCGCGGGCTCGCGTTCATTCAAACCCTTCGTAGCGCACCGCGTGGCCGAACTGGAAGAGACCACAACGACCTCGGAGTGGAGATGGGTGCCCACAGCTGACAACGTCGCCGACGACGCTACTCGTCGCGTACAGACCGACTTCACAGCTGCACATCGTTGGTTTCGAGGCCCGGAATTTCTatacaaagaagaaaaactcTGGCCGCACGACAAGGACCCGCTCCATTCCACAGAAACTGGCGAAGAACGTGTGGCTGCGACCACCATTCGCCCGCAACTCAAAGATGCCCTACCCGATGTGTCGAGATTCTCATCCTGGATCCATCTAATCAGATCAACCGCACGCATACTGCAATTCATCGATCGCTGCAAAACCCACACCGTCACCGCCATGCGTAGAAAACGCACTCGCTGCACTCCATCTGAGGACCCTGACTGGACAGGCGTCCAGCCCCGGTCATCCCGCGCTAGCGCAAGAACGACTCCACAGCGCAACCACAGCAATGCTAGCGCCTCCCGCACCTACGTGCCCCTCGCAGCCTTTTACACGCGCCGCGCTGAACTCATATGGACACGCGCCCTTCAGGAAGACTGCTTTTCGTCGGAGCTACGTGACATCACCGGCGGGAGGAGACTATCTACTGACAGTCGCCTTCGACATCTATCCTTGACTATGGACCAAAATGGCGTAATGAGGTTACGCTCTCGAACTGCCGCCGCGACTGATATCAACGAGGAAACTCTGTACCCAGCAGTGTTAGACGGAGACCACGCCTACAGTCGACTGTATATAAACTGGATCCACCGAAAGTTACATCATAGCGGCGTCGAATGCGTTACAAATGAGATACGCCAAAGATTTTGGATGCTACGCATTAGACCCACAGTAAGAGCAGTCATCAGACGATGCCAGCCCTGCAGACTGCGCCGTGCCACGCCTCCTGAACCGCTGACGGGGAACCTGCCACCGTGTCGCCTCACCCATCATCAGCGTCCATTCACACAAACAGGATTGGATTATTTCGGGCCGCTTTCAGTCACCATAACGAGACACCATGAGAAGCGCTACGTTGCCTTATTTACCTGCTTGACGACAAGGGCAGTTCATTTAGAAATAGCGTCGTCACTCTCTGCTGATGCTGCTGTGCTCGCACTACGTCGTATGATGGCTAGACGTGGTTGCCCCGACACTGTATGGAGTGACAATGGTTCTAACTTCCACGGAGCTGATGCTGAACTACGAAAGGCAGTCCTACCTCTCCTTCATCATCGGCGGGAGCCGCATGGTCACGGCGAGGCGGTAAAAGTAGGCGATGTGGTCGTCATAGTGGACTCCACGTTACCACGAAACGTATGGCCGAAGGGAAGGGTGGAGCAGGTCTATCCAGGCGCGGACGGAGTAATACGAGTCGTAGACGTCAAAACTAAGAATGGCCTAATGCGTCGCCCGACTAAGCGTTTAGTTATATTGCCAGTAGAATGTTAAGCTGCGTTGTTTGTATAATTCTCCAAAAGTCAGATTTGTAATTCATTTAGTCTATAACTTCAATGTAATAATTCAAGTTATCATTGAACtttattagttatattcataatttgtttaatctgCCTATAACTATACTAGTTGTTGAACTGTAATAGTTGTTGTATACATGACGCGTTTTGTCGTGGGCTTGTCACGACATAGTAACTCAAATTATTCCTTACAATCGATAAGCTTATATTACGGTACAGCGCGTCATTGTATTCATTGGAATTATGTTCCTGTGTAAGTCATTGTATTCATTGGAATTATGTTCCTGTGTAAGTCATTGTATTCATTGGAATTATGTTCCTGTGTAAGTCATTGTATTCATTGGAATTATGTTCCTGTGTAAGTCATTGTATTCATTGGAAATTATGTTCCTGTGTAAGTCATTGTATTCATTGGAATTATGTTCCTGTGTAAGTCATTGTATTCATTGGAATTATGTTCctgtgtaaataattttattcattgaaaTTATGTTCATGTGTAAATCATTGTGTTCGTTAGAATACTTATATGTTTTGTGTACGTCATTGTAAATGTTagcatttattgtatatttcctTGTACACCGAGCTATAACTTGTACCAGTTAGCTAAGTAAGAACCACTCAAGTATTAACTTGTCATCAACGGGATTACATGTATCGGTAGCTGAATACTGCCTATATGTTTACTGCGTTCACACGGCGGGAGGATGTTACCGATACATAAGTCGTTCCCTGCATTAATTTATACTGTGGGCTGGCGGCAATGCGTATGCTTTTACTATACTGGGACACGCGCAAATAACGCGCCTTATTTGGTAATGTTCGCGGTCCTCGATCGTGATTGGCGCTCGCAGTCGCTATAGTCCGTTGATAGCATCACGCGTTCCCGCTTCCCGCGCCCGCTCTCAAGTCAGTCTGTGTCGTCGTTCGTCTTGTAACAGTCGTGTGTGCTAAGATAAATGTTCCGTGATTGTAAAGTGTCAAGGCTCCTCATTGTACGATAATAAACGctgttgtacctacctaagtccactaatctttcatttctaacaaattttgcgattcgaacttttaccaccattcacttggtaaattttaagatttacatcaaaggcacggtaaatgaaaataattttacttttgttattttttactatttaagaagTATTAAAAAGGTAACCTtacctttaaaagttaaaaacatttataaataaaaatacttaccaaatgaaaataatttaaaatatgtaaggttttgactgaataataaatgtttaaaagtaattaatcattgttttaatcctaaaaccaacatttatcgtcaattatttaaaaatccttacatttaccAACTCATAccggtaaatcctaagattttctgaaaaaacctaagatttatcTGTTTACGGACTTTTACAGTGTCATATATAACAAAACCTTAGCCTTGAGtggtacataatttaaaaaaaaatatgttgacgTCATTCTGACAGTGACATTTTGACAGTGACGTTTGGAGACATTTTGGGTAGTGTTGACAAAAAATCGATAgttttttatcgatatttgctcttctattattatcatttttaaactGTCATTAGTTTTAACACTATTGCTAGGAATATGATGATTAAAAAGTCGGTATAATACAAAAACCATCGATAGTTAAACATAGTATTCATAGTAGAACACTCGATTGATACctagatattatatatccaTTGTAATATTCCTAGATACTATTAATATTGCGATATCCATTAATCTCCTGAAGCTATAAAAGGTAATACTGGAGCCCACCCTCGCAAGAACGTTTTATGCAAGatactacttatataataagtgTACGCAAATGTATAACAGGTATAACGTGTAGACATCATTTATATACCTTTCACCGCCCATGAGGTCAGACGCCTGAAAGTGCTAGCAACATAGGTTTATCTTACATTTCATACTTTACTTATCAAAAAGTTCTAAGCAGTGCGGTCTCctgtttttataattcatgAATGCTTAACCCTATCTATAGTTTTACTATAGCCAAGCTATCGATAGATTAATCGGCACAACGCTATTTCCGTTAGTTGCCATGTTCGTTTTTGATATTTACTGTGCGTggtaaataatgatatatttatttgtaaaaacgtCAAGAAATTCAAGAAtactgtaattattaattaatttatcactCATTTTGTTGCTTGTATAACATCTGACAAAATGAGTAACATTTATATTCAAGAACCACCGGCATTAGGGAAGGTaactttatcattattttgtatcttttATCTGCTATTTTCCACTTAAACCGATGACAAATTATTTACTCTGGCCCTTGAAATGTTAACTACCGTAGATATATCATAAAATCGTACAGAGTTTGTACAGAAATTTTATTGGCCTATATTTTTCCCTGACAtgatcaaatttttaattttaacattacaaAGACTGGAGAATTTGCATGTTCTGGTAGATATAACAattgaacaaatatatacataagcaTCAAATTGGAgttattcattcatacaatttggaattatttttttcatgttttttattgGTACTAGTCCACAccaaaaagtagcctatgacACTCTTCACTTGTCCAACTACATCACCTCTATCCGTTGCTCTATTCCAGGTttgagtggtcctattccagggcgCATACCACACACCTGACTAGCAGTGGAACCTCAATAGATATTACAATTACTATTAGAATAGAAAGCTAAATTGAAAgctaattttttaattccagGTGTTATTGAAAACCAGTGCAGGAGATATAGATATTGAGTTATGGACTAAAGAGGCTCCGAAGGCATGCCGCAACTTTATACAGTTATGtatggaaaattattataatggtaagaatatatttactaactaGCTGGACCACACGGCTTCGCTTCTGTGGaattttcaggataaaactatgttattccaggttatattctagctgtgtaccaaatttgataacaattttgtctagtatattttgtgtgaaagagtaacaaacatacacacaaacattctcacaaactttcgcatttaagtttaatattagtaggattaatgTTTAGGAAAACTAATGTACAAAGTAAAAACTATATAGAAAGCAAAAGTATGTTTCCCCCGGTTAAGCAGTAAAGTTTGATGTAGCGACCAACTGCAATGCAAGTAGGCttcgattaaaaaaaagtatgaaacACAATGCTAATTTCTCcagatataaaacaaaaataatgaattgagAAATCCAAGCAGTTACATGTGCCACAAGAAAATAcacgaaaacaaataaatataattaaataagatttttacaaaattgttatttttgccacaagcttctATTATCATCCTCTGATGATAGATGAAGATCTCTCTAGATCTTGTGACATTGACCAGATTCtatagttataaattaaagcggtggtggtgtattGGTTAAGGTTTGTATCCTACTCATGcaatatgagtttgtataccaatctgactgtAGTTTTCATACTTGCTtccgtgaggaaacctgcacactcaTGGATAGTTTAGtccactagtgtgtatgcaacTACCTACCACTAGATGGAGGtgagtagtcgtaaaagtcatgtcagatgcctttaggggacttgaataaaatctgacaccagtgttagcaagaACACAAtcaatatgatgatgatttataaattagggATTCTCATTATCTCCCGGAGGGAAATGGTTAGCctgataaatttaatgatgttttaaaatgtaatctcCAGGCACAATCTTCCACCGAGTGGTGCCAGGTTTCATAGTTCAGGGTGGCGATCCGAATGGCGATGGCACAGGAGGCGAATCCATCTATGGATCTCCTTTTAAGGTAATTTTACCAAACAAAATTGTGACAATCCATATGTATGCACataacaatacatttaataaaaaagttatgtaatAATACTGAGATTTTCATAGCGGATTTTATTCTCTacctactagcttttgcccgcggttacGCCCGCGtaaaattaccacgggagcagttgtttctccgggatgaaaggtaccctatgtccttctcgatacttcaaactacatgtatgcaaaaattcAAGACTATTGGTCaaagtagatagagcgtgaagaggtaacaaactcactttcgcatttataatattagttatgatgGAGTAAAAAATCAGCTAATCTATACATTTTCCTCATgtgtttgattttgtatgaaacagCTGATTATTTCGCGATTGCGGGGTTGCtctcatatataaatagttaattcAGTATCATGGACTGATCATATAGACAAAAGGAAGACAATGATTAAAAAGTCATCCTGTACTTAtatgtctctctctcatctcattttcggtttcttcctcagccgttgagcttTGGAGGCCAGGGTCCGCTCACCCTGTCTGTTACAAATAGAGACAGGGTCAGCggacataatattaatatgtatgaatatatCTTTCCCAGGATGAATTCCATTCAAGACTTCGTTTCAACAGACGTGGATTGGTGGCCATGGCGAATGCAGGTAAAACTTGTAcgatttgcaaaataaaacgtgttaatatgaataactgatcaagtcaaatcatttattcagaaattgacCTTCACAGCCACTTTTCACgtccaattttatattaaactagctacgccccggggcttcgctcccgtgggaatttcgggataaaaagtaccctttgtgttattccaggttattttctacctgtctaccaaatttcataacaatcggtccaatcGTTAatgcatgaagaggtaacaaacgaacaaacttactttcgcatttctaatattagttgggatattaATTCCtccaagctacaaactactggcacaGGCTAAAACTAGAgttataatatcataataatatttattttaggaaaGGACGACAACGGATCTCAGTTTTTCTTCACGCTGGCAGCCACTCCTGAACTTCAGAATAAACACACGATATTCGGCAAAGTCACAGgtaagtaatattatgtatttcaaaCTTCCATCACCACGATCATCTGCAGCGCTCCGCGACCCACCGCTGGGcgtaggcctccttccgtctccgccaaccatctctgtcctgggccatcctcATCCaattgttgccagcaatttcctttacatcatcgacccatctagctgcCAATCTAGGtaccaatatttatatatttcaaacttatttttttttaaacaccaaGCACATACATACGGCCCACTTGCTggaatgttaaaaataagcaataataataaatatatggccATCACTCGTCTTCGCGCGTTACCTGTTGTATTCGGGGctatgacgccgcgaagcACAGGTTCAGTGTAAAAATGaagcttaaaattttgatgtggtttttttaaatagacagTGTGGTTTCATTAGGAAGGGggtaaatagtaaattatgcACCaaaaggtgtataatttattatttacccgatcgaagccgggacggaccgtTAGTCCATccaactatattatatatactattattataaagagataagcgtttgtgaatttgtatgtttgaggcgggtaatctccgaaactaccgaaccgatatcaaaaattctttcaccattagaaaggtattatccaagattgctatagtctatatttaatctcaaaatttccacgggagctaagccccgggtaacatctagtatattataacgagaaaattacacatacattgtactttgtttgtaatgaataaactcacaACCTACTGGAtcggttttgatgaaatttggcgcAGAGACAGgcgaaatattaaaaaatagcaTGAGGGTTTTTAAAAACgactggaccaattttgatgagatttcgCACACACATAGACAAGCCTCGAGTAACATTGACTcttttattgtggttttacacgagcacaacccggtcgggtcgtaataatagtaatgtaataaactttatttcaggCGAAACGATATATAACGTGTTAAAACTGACAGAAGGACTGATAGGACCGGACGATAGACCAGAACACCCGCACAAGATAATTAATTCAAACATTGTAATTAACCCGTTTGAGGATATCGTCCCGAGGGTGGTGGAGAAGCCGGCCGAAGCgccgaagaagaagaagaaggaacGGAAAGCTGTCAAGTTAgtgaattatattaatactggcttttgtccgcggcttcgcccgctgATCTCCCATTAAAGGGattaaaggtaccctatgtccttctacgtacttcaaactatatcaATGCAAAATTTCTAGAAGATCAGTTTAgtatatagagcgtgaagaggtaacaaacaaacttattttcgcatttataataatgggtTAGGATAGGGTTTGTtgtttagtgttttttttaaaaaaggcGATGTTGAATTAGCGACGTTTTGCggttttgatattatttggatttttttgacatttaacgCCAGAtacaaatgataatattataaatgcgaaaatttgtgaagatgtgtggtatgtatgtatgtttgtttgtatcttTGTTACATTTTCACGCGAAacctactggacggattgttatgaaatttgatacacgggttactacccgtgtacctggaataacacataaccttttataccgaaattcccacgggagcgaagccccgaggcgaAGCTAGTATACTATAAAGTGTAAAGGTTTTgagtatgttttttatttcttgccatatgtgtgtgtgaggtggtggtgtaatggttaagacgcccgcccgTGGATCGAcaggtcccaggtttgaatcctactcgtccCACATGAGttcgtataccaatctgacttatgtatagtagttttcatagaccaccacttgcgtccggtgaaagaaaacatcgtgcggaggaaacctgcacactggttgattatataacttgtgtgtgaaatggagaaggcaatgacaaaccactccattaatagtgccaagaaagtcgttatgtgtgtttcattccacgtaatgacgacgaccctcagccacgaGGGAATACGACAATGAAGAAACGTGTTTtagtaacataaaatatattttttaatcaatctTCCAGAAACTTCGGCCTGTTGTCGTTTGGTGAAGAAGCGGAAGAAGACGAAGGCGAAGCGCTGGAATACAAGGGCAAGCCAAAATCAACACACGACCTGTTGGAGGATCCGAAACTTAGCAAGAAAACCGCTGCTGGTGAgattactcaaccaatcttcttgaaattttgcatacatgtagtttgaagtacggagaaggacatagggtacctttcattccggaaaaataaatgcttccgtgggaaattcacgcggacgtagccgcgggcaaaaagctagttattGTAATAACTAACAAATCAATGTAACACTTGGTTTGCAATTAAATCCATATTAATtccttcatgggataagtccgccattcATCTTCTTGTTATATATGAAtgtgttctttgtacaataaagttattataaacaaacaaattttgtattatgttattgattggtatcaatatttttttaccacatTGTAAGACTATTTAAgtagtattttgtttttttttttgtttgtaatgaataaactcggAAACTGCTGAACCGAATTTGATTTAAtctggcacagagatagacgaaaatTTTAGGAGTAAAATAGgcaacttttttatgattttaattacttacgtTTTAATGGACAGTACtaatctactttataaagcgctaagtaatatactttataatgACTATCAGATTTTTTAACGAAATCCTACGGGGatctggataaaaagtaccctatgggtgaatttcacgactgtttgaacgccGCGTGTAGCGtctcattagtgtcgcacattttttaaaattaaacatttataaattcaacaTTGCACCAgaactttacttatttataaaataggataattaaactgattactgtgtatggtacaatttgataaacactaatgacagaccgcggcggcgttcaaaataCTTCTGAAATTCacccctatgtgttaatccaaggtatcagctatctcaataccaaatttcataaaaaatggccCATGCATTTGAGCGTGATGAAGTACAAACATACGAAATGTcgccattataatattagtgggatgtTTCCAGAATTAGAGCAAGAAGAACAAGAAGAAAGAGACAAAGAAGAAACGACAGAAGAAGCGGAAGAGAGAAAACAGAAAACCCAAGCAGCTGTCACCAGTATCAGAGACAAACTTAGCAAAGGAGAGGAGAGGAGCAAGAGAGAGGCCAGTCCTGAAGAAGGGAGCAGAAAGAGACAGAAAGATGAAGACAGTGACAGCGAGGGGGAGTACTACTTGGGAAAAGAAAGAGATATggagagaaagaaagagaggtcagtagtatttttatttttctcgcAAAGCCAGGGGatagcgtaaaaaaattactttaacattttgaagatttatttcaataactttatcatttcatcattataattaaaataacattctaatttattagtataaattTGTTACTTAAAAGAAGAAGTTGAGGTGAAGTGTGTTTttaggcgggtaatctccgaaactaccgaaccgatttcaaaaattatttcaccattagaaaggtacattatccatgattgctataggctgtattttatctcaaaattcccacgggagcgaagccccgggcaacatctagcgATTAATAAGattagctgtgattttacaacctgcctcacgtcaactctctttgggaatgctattgtcgcTTATCACTGCTTTACATGATTTTGTCTTCTACGTCATCGaagggaggatatggagtggtctgATTGTAGGGCGGGAATCACACATCTTGTTTAAACC
This Plodia interpunctella isolate USDA-ARS_2022_Savannah chromosome 27, ilPloInte3.2, whole genome shotgun sequence DNA region includes the following protein-coding sequences:
- the LOC128681404 gene encoding spliceosome-associated protein CWC27 homolog isoform X2, yielding MSNIYIQEPPALGKVLLKTSAGDIDIELWTKEAPKACRNFIQLCMENYYNGTIFHRVVPGFIVQGGDPNGDGTGGESIYGSPFKDEFHSRLRFNRRGLVAMANAGKDDNGSQFFFTLAATPELQNKHTIFGKVTGETIYNVLKLTEGLIGPDDRPEHPHKIINSNIVINPFEDIVPRVVEKPAEAPKKKKKERKAVKNFGLLSFGEEAEEDEGEALEYKGKPKSTHDLLEDPKLSKKTAAELEQEEQEERDKEETTEEAEERKQKTQAAVTSIRDKLSKGEERSKREASPEEGSRKRQKDEDSDSEGEYYLGKERDMERKKERERIRNEIKQLKKEMKAPKEEPVKETETDRQSNKMEEDNEMYKQYVEEQERYKKMKEKVPKKGTARENFTLELLAKFKNKLHAIKEKAQTEGETETKDEEEDINTDNWLGHTLKFEDKGAVLAKDASTKGDDWFDIYDPRNPINKRKREKKGERKNKK